One window of Flavobacterium dauae genomic DNA carries:
- the folK gene encoding 2-amino-4-hydroxy-6-hydroxymethyldihydropteridine diphosphokinase — protein sequence MHTYNKVVLALGSNLGDKKKHLINAIHLIHNEVGFVTQASAIYETPSWGFSSFPFYNMCLLIHTHLLPQNLLIRLKEIEKKLGREKKTTDSYQARTVDIDIVYFNDLVFNVPDLQIPHPQMQHRKFVLKPLNDLIFDWKHPILQQTTRELLANCNDSSAIKKVSDIHLPKDNYCFKQLNFLAIEGNIGVGKTTLAQKMAQDFNAKTILERFADNPFLPKFYKEPKRYAFPLEMSFLADRYTQLHTALGQHNSFNDFVITDYYIYKSLIFAQVTLDPDEILLHRTVFDVMYKEIAKPDLYIYLYQNTNNLLANIKKRNRGYEENIQPDYLNSISQSYTDFISTLPKEKLLIIDVTDMDFVENQEDYLKILNVISEKIKG from the coding sequence ATGCACACGTATAACAAAGTAGTTTTAGCTTTAGGAAGTAATTTAGGCGATAAGAAAAAACATCTTATAAACGCCATTCATCTTATTCACAACGAAGTGGGTTTTGTAACACAGGCATCGGCTATCTACGAAACGCCTTCGTGGGGTTTTAGCAGTTTTCCGTTCTATAATATGTGCCTTTTAATTCACACGCATTTGTTACCGCAAAATCTTTTAATCCGTTTAAAAGAAATAGAGAAAAAATTAGGCCGAGAAAAGAAAACAACCGATAGTTACCAGGCCAGAACCGTTGATATTGATATTGTTTATTTTAACGATTTGGTTTTTAATGTTCCTGATTTACAAATTCCCCACCCGCAAATGCAGCATCGGAAGTTTGTATTGAAACCTTTAAACGATCTTATTTTTGATTGGAAACATCCAATTTTACAGCAAACCACACGTGAACTATTGGCAAATTGCAATGATTCGTCAGCAATTAAAAAAGTATCAGATATTCATTTGCCTAAAGACAATTATTGTTTTAAGCAGTTGAATTTCTTGGCTATTGAAGGAAATATCGGCGTGGGAAAAACCACTTTAGCACAAAAAATGGCACAAGATTTCAATGCCAAAACTATTCTGGAACGTTTTGCCGACAATCCGTTTTTACCCAAGTTTTATAAAGAACCTAAACGATACGCTTTCCCATTAGAAATGTCTTTTCTTGCCGACCGATACACACAATTACACACTGCTTTAGGTCAACATAATTCTTTTAATGATTTTGTAATTACCGATTACTATATTTACAAATCGTTAATTTTTGCCCAGGTAACTCTTGATCCGGACGAAATATTATTGCACCGCACTGTTTTTGATGTGATGTATAAAGAAATTGCCAAGCCCGATTTATACATTTATCTTTATCAGAACACCAATAATTTATTAGCAAACATTAAAAAACGAAACCGTGGATACGAAGAAAATATTCAACCCGATTATTTAAACAGTATTAGCCAAAGTTACACCGATTTTATCAGTACACTTCCTAAAGAAAAGCTACTGATTATTGATGTAACCGATATGGATTTTGTTGAAAATCAAGAAGATTATTTAAAGATATTGAATGTTATTAGTGAAAAGATAAAGGGATAA
- a CDS encoding helix-turn-helix domain-containing protein: protein MLKYYFFLVLFWVFFSVKGQPVLKYNEDSFTFKQLNDTLNVANREDGSYRFFLQLYLNKAKKEQHTEHLFEAYYRLSGYEPSAKIAHIYTDSLFSVAKKLPEFYYIRALQTKATNYYYEKDYINSLKYELLALDKIDQEKEPYAYYKSIYSIGLVYFYIQEYQKAYHYFNQARVYYQTGKDYNHVQGYFNSLYREAFALYYLNRHAESTALLQTGLDKKGLLNSDDAVYKIPYFNYVLALNQYHEKHYTESIVLLTDQIDAIALKNDFANLATLYYYMGLNYLQLNNKEDAVAYFKKIDAIFKDHKYSNPEIKEAYTYLIDHYRKQNNVNQELFYTNRMIEVMQYLQKEYKSLSGTLHYKFDTQGLLADKQRLENDLNMQGIFTLFIVLAGGAIVLLLFVIAIRNSRKKRMYLKNYNNLLKEQNVQQEQDLVENNELYNIVSINQTEELAAYQWAQYSETVAETEETKENNTINKKIWDELTQRVTTFEEEKQFLRCINLNDLATEWNSNRTYISKYINQTKGKQFTDYLNDLRIDYFLKVSATDKKWNKLKIEAIAQELGFTSARSFSSAFLKKTKVSPSFYLKKEKEKEDLKEKQPFIAMKASQVS from the coding sequence ATGTTAAAATATTACTTTTTTTTAGTCCTTTTTTGGGTATTTTTCTCTGTAAAGGGGCAGCCGGTTTTAAAATATAACGAAGATTCTTTTACCTTTAAACAGCTAAATGACACCTTAAATGTAGCCAACAGAGAAGATGGTTCTTACCGATTTTTTTTACAGTTGTATTTGAATAAAGCCAAAAAAGAACAACATACAGAACATTTGTTTGAGGCTTATTACAGACTTTCGGGCTATGAACCTTCTGCCAAAATTGCCCATATTTATACCGACAGCTTATTTAGTGTGGCTAAAAAACTACCTGAATTTTACTATATAAGAGCCTTACAAACTAAAGCCACCAATTATTATTATGAAAAAGACTACATTAATTCTCTGAAATACGAGTTACTGGCATTAGACAAAATAGACCAAGAAAAAGAACCGTATGCCTATTATAAAAGTATTTACAGTATTGGCCTGGTATATTTTTATATACAAGAGTACCAAAAAGCCTATCATTATTTTAACCAGGCACGGGTTTACTACCAAACAGGTAAAGATTATAACCACGTGCAAGGTTACTTTAATTCGTTATACCGCGAAGCGTTTGCTTTATATTATTTAAACAGACATGCAGAAAGCACCGCCCTTTTACAAACCGGTTTGGATAAAAAAGGTTTATTAAACTCAGATGATGCTGTTTATAAAATACCTTATTTTAACTATGTGCTGGCATTAAACCAATACCACGAAAAACATTATACAGAAAGTATTGTATTGTTAACAGACCAAATAGATGCCATTGCCTTAAAAAACGATTTTGCAAACCTGGCAACGCTTTATTATTATATGGGGTTAAATTACCTGCAACTAAACAATAAAGAAGATGCGGTGGCTTATTTTAAAAAGATCGATGCCATTTTTAAAGATCATAAGTATAGCAACCCGGAAATTAAAGAAGCTTATACGTACCTGATAGACCATTACCGTAAACAAAACAACGTGAATCAGGAATTGTTTTACACCAACCGTATGATAGAGGTAATGCAGTATTTACAAAAAGAATATAAGTCACTTTCGGGAACCTTGCATTACAAATTTGATACCCAAGGGTTACTGGCTGATAAACAACGTTTAGAAAACGATTTAAATATGCAAGGAATTTTTACGCTTTTCATTGTCCTTGCCGGTGGAGCTATTGTGTTGCTACTGTTTGTTATTGCAATACGCAACAGCCGTAAAAAACGTATGTACTTAAAAAATTACAACAATTTACTTAAAGAACAAAACGTACAACAAGAACAAGACCTTGTTGAAAATAATGAACTGTATAATATAGTCAGCATTAACCAGACAGAAGAGCTTGCTGCTTACCAATGGGCTCAATATTCGGAAACGGTAGCAGAAACAGAAGAAACCAAAGAGAATAATACCATAAACAAAAAAATATGGGACGAATTAACCCAACGCGTAACTACTTTTGAAGAAGAAAAACAATTTCTGCGGTGTATTAACCTAAACGACCTGGCAACCGAATGGAATAGTAACCGCACGTATATTTCAAAATACATTAACCAGACAAAAGGAAAACAGTTTACAGATTATTTAAACGATTTACGGATTGATTATTTTTTGAAAGTATCAGCTACCGATAAAAAATGGAATAAATTAAAAATAGAGGCAATTGCCCAGGAGCTAGGCTTTACCAGTGCCCGAAGCTTCTCTTCGGCGTTTCTTAAAAAAACAAAAGTAAGTCCTTCTTTCTATTTAAAAAAAGAAAAAGAAAAAGAAGACCTAAAAGAAAAACAACCGTTTATTGCTATGAAGGCTTCACAGGTATCCTGA
- a CDS encoding HU family DNA-binding protein yields MAIKYKLIEKGEPGVVGGGTKKWYANIVTDGEETIDDLVKAIEKFSALSEADIRGVIIALENVMQDALGNGKIVRLDKIGSLYPSLSSEGTATPEEFNAQKHVRNIKVNYRPGKRLSDSMKAAVLQRVK; encoded by the coding sequence ATGGCAATTAAGTACAAATTAATCGAAAAAGGAGAGCCGGGCGTAGTAGGCGGCGGCACCAAAAAATGGTATGCAAACATTGTTACCGATGGCGAAGAAACAATAGACGATTTGGTAAAAGCTATTGAAAAATTTAGTGCATTGAGCGAGGCAGACATCCGCGGCGTTATCATTGCCTTAGAAAACGTAATGCAAGATGCCCTTGGCAACGGCAAAATTGTACGTTTAGACAAAATCGGTTCGTTGTATCCTTCCTTGTCAAGCGAAGGTACAGCTACCCCCGAAGAGTTTAATGCACAAAAGCATGTGCGTAATATAAAAGTAAATTACCGCCCGGGCAAACGCCTTTCAGACAGTATGAAAGCCGCTGTGTTACAGCGGGTAAAATAG
- a CDS encoding PKD domain-containing protein has protein sequence MKNITRPPIRALGIILMFLLSLQLKAQTTNTPVLTWDQEVGCIEYDDERSLPYVYSFESVENAECLRFCEGSVVNYTLQANNVQQVTWQPTGGTLQPGSTNTNATIKWGSSGMGSLTITISYTNGMVDIRTICIEKIVSPYAEFAINGIDPKQTEFCIDMPISFDNLSTPKSGSAIVHYFWDFGDGTTSSLFEPTHTYSTGGVYTVRLTVTNSCNCTEEYTMDIRVRDVKAIEITCANVTCEHDQERYESNDGCGGEWEVIGGTIVGGGTGNPFVDVVWDQVDPVDGFGYVSYKSDCGCPHWNTVKIPVVLHNGIIQGPDIICEGKQGRFNLPQWPATDFEWELNGNPNHQQLVYVDHRNEVVVDGLTAGNYTLTVKYHNTLYENCEGTAKFSFTVVENVEVVTSGPLTFCTGTSKSFSSSTGQPVTWQIRLGGAIVYTATGVSTSYTFNTGGTYVVTANQGGCESEPVVVDVIAKPVVPGGISGPDKVCLNVPYTYSVNEDDPEAVYVWSVVPVANGSVVGSNAGTQAEIIITAPTATVRVVKQYTKNGVTCYSDPVDYAVSQLVPNPTIINDSGLTTFCPSSIYTFTANMNGFVADHIEWEIVGIQSPGNYTTNFGNVINGINSATATVSFNEISNGVNTGELRLKVTKCGVTTTKTYTVTIVSPPTLTVSLDNICPGKDDFPVTVTTSASSGTLEFRYSNNEPALYTHTFTGPLTLQTIDVPQEFVASTTNSVGATLIVTLKETGGCQQKVTVNQPVLILPLVTVEIYLSKRTLCASSTTDSVTITATVSTGITATTMFKWFKDNALIPFDTTDGATGAIKSVNETGTYYVVVTDINGCEIKSKPKGISDYCGSSGGGCFGVTPTLTYEWINCTTVEVTATYTSMTNVSNFYFTASEGGIIDPVVTNPDTNVYVAQIQFTEPGGHNVGVQTNYTNCGAVGRSSINIPKAYKPDLRYEVVCNGDGTYDVTLHNNSKLYLIDINNIALDLDYTGPGVPPPPIGGYGESVTIPNLSAGTYTYNLELSTTLTSYDLDNTLYPLSEHNVAIPDCSTSVTFTLLPQPVLNFTLAEDYCAEEPITLTIGSPTAGYEYSWWFSDTHYKVEGTGAVDINVSEEGPLRITLKALAPDGCEYVSAEQTTTIKKAKFSGSISPNPVDACEGNVPALSFSPVLGTSSPTSVIWMHDDQQVATTTTYTPTESGSYWAVLVNGDGCKFYGMAEKPAIVTVRKPPFVSINGDTSVCFGENTTLTGIVTDPTVQHRWSGPGVPFSYTLWTTGLSTNLSVPLNGLATGTYTYTLYARPVSDPTCASQFTVTVTVHPQVTAPTISYVVVKCDPYTLRLTASGPAAGTYNWSNGMVGQTIEVLHGGAYSVTYTAPTGCSATGYNNSIPHSPERALWIVPTGCYGLCGYKGYLIGPWGQYAGFEWSVDGMVLQTGTGTILNQPIVQPGTYQLSITQNGCTFYSGKPFIDPGACNKPFAAFNNTVSEITFILSPNPATDVTTAVYDTGSNLKATAITVHDVTGVQRLQQSVTEIKGEVLLNVSRLAPGTYLVNLHAGGTVVAQQKLIKR, from the coding sequence ATGAAAAATATTACCAGACCGCCCATTCGGGCATTGGGCATTATACTAATGTTCCTGCTGTCTTTACAATTAAAGGCACAAACAACAAATACCCCTGTACTTACCTGGGATCAGGAAGTAGGGTGTATAGAGTACGATGACGAACGCAGTTTACCCTATGTTTACTCATTTGAAAGTGTAGAAAACGCAGAATGCTTGCGCTTTTGCGAAGGCAGCGTGGTAAATTATACACTGCAGGCAAATAATGTACAGCAGGTAACCTGGCAGCCAACCGGTGGTACGTTACAACCCGGTAGCACCAATACCAATGCTACCATAAAATGGGGCAGTTCGGGTATGGGAAGCCTTACAATTACTATTTCTTATACCAACGGTATGGTTGATATCCGTACTATATGTATAGAAAAAATTGTAAGCCCGTATGCCGAATTTGCAATCAATGGTATAGATCCGAAGCAAACGGAATTTTGCATAGACATGCCTATCTCGTTTGACAATCTTTCTACACCAAAGAGCGGATCGGCAATAGTACATTATTTCTGGGATTTTGGCGACGGTACCACATCGTCTTTATTTGAACCTACCCATACATATAGTACTGGAGGTGTTTATACGGTACGGTTAACCGTTACCAATAGTTGTAATTGCACCGAGGAATACACTATGGATATTAGGGTAAGAGACGTTAAAGCCATTGAAATTACCTGTGCCAATGTAACTTGTGAACACGATCAGGAAAGATACGAATCAAACGATGGCTGTGGTGGCGAATGGGAGGTTATAGGCGGCACTATAGTAGGTGGCGGTACTGGTAACCCATTTGTTGATGTGGTTTGGGATCAGGTAGATCCTGTAGATGGTTTTGGTTATGTAAGTTATAAATCAGATTGTGGATGTCCGCACTGGAACACCGTGAAAATTCCGGTGGTCTTGCACAACGGCATTATTCAAGGACCTGATATTATTTGCGAAGGCAAACAAGGTAGGTTTAACTTACCGCAATGGCCGGCAACCGATTTTGAATGGGAACTTAACGGTAATCCTAACCATCAGCAATTGGTATATGTTGATCACAGAAATGAAGTAGTAGTAGATGGCTTAACTGCGGGAAACTATACCTTAACAGTAAAATATCACAACACATTGTACGAAAACTGCGAAGGTACAGCCAAATTCTCTTTTACGGTAGTAGAGAATGTTGAGGTGGTTACAAGCGGACCGTTAACTTTTTGTACAGGTACTTCCAAATCGTTTAGCAGCAGTACCGGTCAGCCGGTAACCTGGCAGATACGTTTGGGTGGGGCAATTGTTTATACGGCTACCGGTGTAAGCACTTCTTATACCTTTAACACCGGCGGTACCTATGTGGTAACGGCAAATCAAGGCGGTTGCGAAAGCGAACCTGTGGTGGTAGATGTTATTGCAAAGCCTGTTGTGCCGGGTGGTATCAGCGGACCTGATAAAGTGTGCTTAAATGTACCATATACCTATTCTGTAAACGAAGACGATCCCGAGGCGGTTTATGTGTGGAGTGTGGTTCCCGTAGCCAATGGTTCGGTAGTGGGTAGCAACGCAGGTACACAAGCCGAAATTATCATTACAGCACCAACAGCAACCGTACGTGTGGTAAAACAATACACCAAAAACGGTGTTACCTGTTATTCAGACCCGGTTGATTACGCAGTAAGCCAGTTAGTGCCTAACCCAACCATTATAAACGACAGTGGATTAACCACGTTTTGCCCAAGCAGTATATACACTTTTACTGCCAATATGAATGGTTTTGTGGCAGACCATATAGAATGGGAAATTGTAGGAATACAGTCTCCGGGTAATTATACCACAAACTTTGGTAACGTTATAAACGGTATCAACAGTGCTACTGCAACCGTAAGTTTTAACGAAATAAGCAACGGCGTAAATACCGGCGAATTACGCTTAAAAGTTACCAAATGCGGTGTTACCACTACTAAAACATATACGGTAACAATAGTATCGCCGCCTACATTAACGGTGTCTTTGGATAATATATGCCCTGGTAAAGATGATTTTCCGGTTACTGTAACCACAAGTGCATCAAGCGGTACACTGGAATTTAGATACAGCAACAATGAACCCGCTTTATACACCCATACATTTACCGGACCTTTAACATTGCAAACAATTGATGTTCCGCAGGAATTTGTTGCAAGTACAACAAATTCTGTGGGGGCTACTTTAATAGTTACCTTAAAAGAAACCGGCGGCTGCCAGCAAAAAGTAACAGTAAACCAACCGGTATTAATATTGCCTTTGGTAACGGTAGAAATATACCTTTCTAAACGTACGTTATGTGCAAGCAGCACTACCGATAGTGTTACCATTACCGCAACGGTATCTACCGGTATAACGGCAACTACAATGTTTAAATGGTTTAAAGATAATGCTTTAATTCCTTTTGATACCACTGATGGTGCTACGGGTGCTATTAAATCTGTAAACGAAACAGGTACTTATTATGTAGTGGTTACCGATATCAACGGCTGCGAAATAAAATCCAAGCCTAAAGGGATATCTGATTATTGCGGATCTTCAGGTGGTGGTTGCTTTGGTGTAACCCCAACATTGACTTATGAATGGATAAATTGCACCACCGTAGAAGTAACAGCAACCTACACATCAATGACCAATGTTTCCAATTTTTATTTTACGGCTTCCGAAGGTGGCATTATTGATCCGGTAGTTACTAATCCAGACACAAACGTTTATGTGGCTCAGATACAGTTTACCGAACCCGGTGGGCACAATGTAGGCGTACAGACAAATTACACGAATTGTGGGGCTGTTGGGCGCTCGTCAATTAACATTCCAAAAGCATATAAACCCGATTTAAGATACGAAGTGGTTTGTAACGGCGATGGTACGTATGATGTTACACTGCACAATAACAGCAAATTGTATTTAATTGATATAAATAATATTGCTCTTGATCTTGACTATACAGGGCCTGGAGTACCACCACCACCAATAGGAGGGTACGGAGAAAGTGTAACCATACCAAACCTTTCGGCAGGTACGTACACGTACAATTTAGAATTGTCTACTACTTTAACATCATACGATTTAGATAATACATTATATCCGTTGTCAGAACATAACGTAGCTATACCGGACTGTAGCACATCGGTAACTTTTACATTACTGCCGCAACCGGTACTTAATTTTACACTGGCAGAAGACTATTGTGCCGAAGAACCTATTACCTTAACCATAGGTTCGCCAACAGCTGGTTACGAATACAGCTGGTGGTTTAGCGATACCCATTATAAGGTAGAGGGCACCGGTGCTGTTGATATTAATGTTTCGGAAGAAGGCCCTTTACGAATTACCTTAAAAGCTTTGGCACCTGATGGTTGCGAATATGTAAGTGCAGAACAAACCACAACCATTAAAAAAGCAAAATTTTCTGGTAGCATCAGTCCTAACCCGGTAGATGCCTGCGAAGGCAACGTACCTGCGTTGAGTTTTAGTCCTGTTTTAGGCACATCATCACCTACAAGTGTGATCTGGATGCACGACGACCAGCAGGTAGCCACCACTACAACCTATACTCCAACCGAAAGCGGCAGCTACTGGGCGGTATTGGTAAACGGCGACGGTTGTAAGTTCTATGGCATGGCAGAAAAACCTGCAATAGTAACGGTACGCAAGCCCCCGTTTGTAAGCATTAACGGCGATACCAGCGTGTGCTTTGGCGAAAACACTACCTTAACCGGTATTGTTACCGACCCTACCGTACAGCATCGCTGGTCAGGTCCGGGGGTACCTTTTAGTTACACCCTTTGGACAACAGGTTTATCAACAAACCTTAGCGTGCCGCTAAACGGTTTGGCAACAGGTACTTATACTTATACCCTGTATGCCCGCCCTGTAAGCGACCCAACTTGTGCCAGCCAGTTTACGGTAACCGTAACGGTACACCCGCAGGTAACCGCACCAACCATTAGTTATGTGGTGGTAAAATGCGATCCATATACCCTGCGTTTAACCGCAAGCGGTCCGGCAGCAGGTACCTATAACTGGAGCAACGGTATGGTGGGGCAAACCATAGAAGTGCTGCATGGCGGTGCCTACAGCGTAACCTATACCGCACCAACAGGTTGCAGTGCCACGGGTTATAACAACAGCATACCGCACAGCCCCGAACGTGCCTTGTGGATTGTACCAACAGGCTGTTACGGCTTGTGTGGCTACAAAGGTTATTTAATAGGCCCTTGGGGGCAGTACGCAGGCTTTGAATGGAGTGTAGATGGTATGGTACTGCAAACAGGCACAGGTACCATTTTAAACCAGCCTATTGTGCAGCCGGGTACGTACCAGTTAAGCATTACGCAAAACGGCTGTACCTTTTACAGCGGTAAACCGTTTATTGATCCGGGGGCTTGTAACAAACCGTTTGCTGCGTTTAACAATACGGTAAGCGAGATCACGTTTATTTTATCGCCCAACCCGGCTACCGATGTAACTACGGCGGTATATGATACCGGCAGTAACCTTAAAGCTACCGCTATTACGGTACACGACGTTACCGGTGTGCAGCGATTACAGCAAAGCGTAACCGAAATAAAAGGCGAGGTGTTACTAAACGTAAGCCGCCTGGCACCGGGTACCTATTTGGTAAACCTGCACGCAGGCGGCACTGTAGTAGCACAACAAAAATTAATTAAAAGGTAA